The following proteins are co-located in the Carassius gibelio isolate Cgi1373 ecotype wild population from Czech Republic chromosome A21, carGib1.2-hapl.c, whole genome shotgun sequence genome:
- the LOC127941758 gene encoding NAD(P) transhydrogenase, mitochondrial yields MASLLRVVATSCSSPLFSGLACAKSVRTVKTPCIRFFRTHQALSRLSSPGIPYKQLTVGVPKEIFQNERRVAISPAGVEALIKQGFNVVVESGAGESAKFSDDMYTKAGATIRDVKDVFASDVLLKVRAPMLNYALGIHEAELMSEGATLVSFIYPAQNPELMDQLSQRKATVLAMDQVPRVTIAQGYDALSSMANIAGYKAVVLAANNFGRFFTGQITAAGKVPPAKVLIIGGGVAGLAAAGSARAMGAIVRGFDTRAAALEQFKSLGAEPLEVNVKESGEGQGGYAKEMSKEFIEAEMKLFAKQCLDVDIIITTALIPGRKAPVLITKEMVETMKDGSVVVDLAAEAGGNIETTVPGELSVHKGVIHVGYTDLPSRLPTQASTLYSNNIIKLIRAISPDKDVFHFDVKNEFDYGTMDHVIRGSIVMQDGKVLFPAPQPNNVPVAAPPKQKSVQELEKEKAAAITPFRATLNTAGIYTGGLASAIGLGICAPNAAFPQMVTTFGLAGIVGYHTVWGVTPALHSPLMSVTNAISGLTAVGGLSLMGGGFLPSSTAETLAVLAAFISSVNIAGGFLVTQRMLDMFKRPTDPPEYHYLYLLPAGLFVGGYGVALQSGYNIEQMMYLGSGLCCVGALAGLSTQSTARLGNALGMIGVAGGIAATFGALKPSPELMAQMSAAMAVGGTAGLTIAKKIQISDLPQLVAAFHSLVGLAAVLTCVAEYMVEYPHFATDPAANLTKIVAYLGTYIGGVTFSGSLVAYGKLQGLLNSAPLMLPGRHALNASLMAASVGGMIPYMLDPSYTTGLTCLGSVSALSAVMGLTLTAAIGGADMPVVITVLNSYSGWALCAEGFLLNNNLLTIVGALIGSSGAILSYIMCVAMNRSLANVILGGYGTSSTGTGKPMEITGTHTEVNVDQSVEMIKEAQNIIIVPGYGLCAAKAQYPIADLVKSLSEQGKKVRFGIHPVAGRMPGQLNVLLAEAGVPYDIVLEMDEINHDFPETDLVLVIGANDTVNSAAQEDPNSIIAGMPVLEVWKSKQIIVMKRSLGVGYAAVDNPIFYKPNTSMLLGDAKKTCDALSAKVREG; encoded by the exons ATGGCGAGTCTTCTGCGTGTGGTAGCCACCAGCTGTTCCAGCCCCCTGTTCTCCGGGCTGGCCTGTGCTAAGAGTGTCCGGACGGTGAAGACACCATGCATTCGGTTCTTTAGGACCCATCAAGCCCTCTCTCGCCTCTCAAGTCCAG gcATTCCATACAAACAGCTAACTGTCGGCGTTCCCAAGGAAATCTTTCAGAATGAGCGTCGCGTGGCCATCTCTCCAGCTGGAGTGGAAGCTCTCATCAAGCAGGGCTTCAATGTGGTGGTGGAGTCTGGCGCTGGAGAATCTGCCAAGTTCTCCGATGACATGTATACAAAGGCAGGAGCCACCATCAGGGACGTCAAAGATGTCTTTGCATCCGATGTTCTGCTTAAG GTGCGTGCCCCCATGTTGAACTACGCTCTAGGAATTCATGAGGCTGAACTCATGAGTGAAGGAGCCACCCTCGTCAGTTTCATCTATCCCGCTCAGAACCCTGAGCTGATGGACCAGCTGTCCCAACGCAAAGCCACCGTCCTGGCCATGGACCAGGTGCCCCGTGTTACTATTGCTCAGGGTTATGATGCCCTCAGCTCCATGGCCAACATCGCTGG CTATAAAGCGGTGGTCCTGGCAGCCAACAACTTTGGCCGCTTCTTTACTGGTCAGATCACAGCTGCAGGGAAGGTCCCTCCTGCTAAG GTGTTGATCATTGGAGGTGGAGTGGCTGGGCTGGCCGCTGCTGGCTCTGCCCGTGCTATGGGTGCCATTGTGAGAGGATTTGACACCAG AGCGGCTGCACTGGAGCAGTTCAAGTCCCTGGGTGCCGAGCCTCTGGAGGTGAATGTGAAGGAGTCAGGAGAAGGCCAGGGCGGTTACGCTAAGGAGATGTCCAAAGAGTTTATCGAGGCTGAGATGAAGCTGTTTGCCAAGCAGTGTTTGGATGTTGACATCATTATCACTACTGCGCTTATTCCTG GTCGGAAGGCCCCTGTGCTGATTACTAAGGAAATGGTGGAGACCATGAAAGATGGTTCAGTGGTGGTTGACCTGGCTGCAGAAGCTGGGGGCAACATCGAGACCACGGTTCCTGGAGAACTCTCCGTTCACAAA GGTGTGATCCACGTTGGCTATACTGATCTTCCCAGTCGCCTCCCGACTCAGGCCAGCACATTATACTCTAACAACATCATCAAACTCATCCGAGCCATCAGCCCGGACAAGGACGTTTTTCACTTTGATGTGAAAAACGAGTTTGATTACGGCACAATGGACCATGTCATCCGAGGTTCAATTGTTATGCAG GATGGAAAAGTGCTTTTCCCTGCACCACAACCTAACAACGTCCCAGTGGCGGCACCTCCAAAACAAAAGAGTGTCCAGGAGCTGGAGAAGGAAAAGGCAGCAGCCATAACCCCCTTCAGAGCCACTCTCAACACGGCTGGGATTTACACCGGAG GTCTGGCTTCAGCGATCGGTCTTGGGATATGTGCTCCCAATGCTGCTTTCCCTCAGATGGTTACAACCTTTGGCCTGGCAGGAATCGTGGGATACCACACCGTATGGGGCGTCACTCCTGCTCTCCACTCCCCGCTTATGTCCGTCACAAATGCTATTTCTG GTTTGACTGCTGTTGGTGGCCTCTCCCTCATGGGTGGTGGATTTCTCCCTAGCAGCACAGCCGAGACCCTGGCCGTACTGGCTGCTTTCATCTCCTCCGTCAACATCGCTG GTGGTTTCTTGGTTACTCAGAGGATGTTGGACATGTTCAAGCGGCCCACTGATCCTCCAGAGTACCACTACTTGTATCTTCTTCCTGCTGGTTTGTTTGTTGGAGGTTATGGGGTGGCTCTTCAAAGCGGCTACAACATTGAACAG ATGATGTACTTGGGCTCTGGCTTGTGCTGTGTGGGGGCTCTGGCTGGTCTGTCCACCCAGTCCACGGCTCGTCTCGGTAATGCCCTGGGCATGATCGGAGTAGCCGGTGGCATTGCTGCAACTTTTGGAGCTCTAAAACCTTCCCCTGAGCTCATGGCACAGATGAGTGCAGCCATGGCAGTGGGTGGCACTGCtg GTTTGACCATCGCCAAGAAGATCCAGATCTCGGACTTGCCGCAGCTCGTTGCCGCTTTCCACAGTCTGGTGGGGTTGGCGGCCGTGCTCACCTGCGTGGCAGAGTACATGGTGGAGTATCCCCACTTTGCAACCGACCCTGCGGCCAACCTCACCAAGATCGTGGCCTACCTGGGGACCTACATCGGTGGAGTCACCTTCAGCGGATCTCTGGTGGCTTATGGCAAACTTCAAG GTCTCCTGAACTCAGCTCCGCTTATGCTTCCTGGTCGTCATGCGCTGAACGCCTCCCTCATGGCAGCCAGTGTGGGTGGCATGATCCCCTACATGCTTGATCCCAGCTATACCACCGGCCTGACCTGCCTGGGCTCCGTGTCTGCACTCTCTGCTGTCATG ggCCTGACCCTGACAGCCGCCATCGGGGGGGCTGACATGCCAGTGGTGATCACAGTGCTAAACAGCTATTCCGGCTGGGCCCTGTGCGCTGAAGGCTTCCTGCTCAATAACAACTTGTTGACCATTGTGGGTGCTCTCATTGGCTCTTCTGGAGCAATCCTCTCCTACATCATGTGTGTG gCCATGAACCGCTCACTGGCAAATGTTATTTTGGGTGGCTACGGCACGTCATCCACCGGCACGGGCAAGCCCATGGAGATCACAGGTACCCACACTGAGGTCAACGTGGATCAGTCGGTGgagatgatcaaggaggctcagAATATCATCATCGTTCCAG GTTATGGTCTGTGTGCAGCAAAAGCTCAGTATCCTATTGCTGATCTGGTCAAGTCACTGTCTGAGCAGGGCAAGAAAGTCAG gtttGGAATCCACCCTGTGGCTGGTCGTATGCCAGGCCAACTGAACGTTCTTCTGGCTGAAGCTGGTGTGCCATATGATATTGTGCTGGAGATGGATGAGATCAATCATGACTTCCCTG AAACTGACCTGGTTTTGGTAATTGGAGCTAATGACACAGTCAACTCAGCGGCCCAAGAAGACCCCAACTCCATCATTGCTGGCATGCCTGTTTTGGAGGTCTGGAAGTCCAAGCAG ATCATCGTGATGAAAAGATCTCTGGGAGTTGGCTACGCTGCTGTGGACAACCCTATCTTCTACAAACCAAACACATCCATGCTTTTGGGAGATGCCAAGAAGACTTGTGATGCTCTGTCTGCCAAGGTCCGGGAGGGCTAG